Below is a window of Campylobacter concisus DNA.
CTGATTTTATAAAAAATCACTCTGCAGCCAAAGAGCTACTAACAAAATATATAAAGGAAAATATGTGATAAATTTGCTTGATCTTAGTATTGATGAGCTAAAAGAGTTAGTTTCTCCACCATTTAGAGCAACACAAATCTACGAGTGGATATATAAAAAAAATGCAACCGAATTTAGCCAAATGCTAAATTTACCTAAAGATATGCGTCAAGATCTGGCTGAAAAATTTTATATCGATCCTTTAAAATGTGTAAAATTTGAGCAAAGTAGTGATGGTTCGATCAAGTATCTTTTTGAGCTAAAAGATGGGCTAAAGATAGAGAGTGTCTTACTCCCGATGAAAGAAGAGATTAGTGATGAGAATGGAAAGATCAGTCGCCATGCTCGCTATACGGTTTGTGTTAGTTCGCAGGTTGGCTGTAAAATGGGATGTGCTTTTTGTCTAACAGCAAAGGGCGGGCTTGTTAGAAATTTGACTGCAGGTGAGATTGTGGGGCAAATTTTATGGATAAAAAGAGAAAACAAAATACCTTATGAAAGACGTATAAATATCGTTTATATGGGTATGGGTGAGCCACTTGATAATCTTGCTAACGTTAGTAAAGCGATCAAAATTTTAGCTCTTAACGAGGGTCTAGCCATATCTCCACGTCGTCAAACCGTTTCAACTAGTGGCTTGGCAGCCAGATAAAAAAGCTTGGCGAGATGGATCTTGGTGTGTTATTGGCCATATCGCTTCATGCTGTTACTAATGAGCTTAGAAGCCGTCTAATGCCGATAAATAAGGCGTATAATATCGAAGCTGTTATGGATGCTGTTAGGGGATTTCCTATCGATATGCGCAAACGCGTGATGTTTGAATATCTTGTTATCAAGGACCTAAATGACAGCGTTAGTGATGCAAAAAAGCTGGTAAAACTGCTGCATGGTATCAAGGCAAAGGTAAATTTGATCTATTTTAACCCGCATGAAGGTAGTGAATTTGGACGGCCTGAGCTTGCTAGCATGCTAAAATTTCAAGAATATCTAAGAGATCATGGTATTACTTGCACGATCAGGCAGAGCAAAGGGCTTGATATAAGTGCGGCTTGCGGACAATTAAAACAACGCAATGAAAATGCAAAATTTAAAGCTATTTCCAGCGATAAAAATTTAAAAACACAGTCGCTTGAAAATAATAGTAAAGCCAGTGTGAGTTAGAATGAGTGCACTTGATATAGCCGAAATAGTCTTTGTTGCTGTTGTGGTTTTACTTGGATTAGGGCTTATTTTAAAAGTTTTAAAAGATGAAAAAGATAGGCATAAATTCTAAGCCTTAACATCAAGATAAAGCCTAGCTCTCATAAAGAAATAAAATGGAGCATTAATTGCATAAACTACAAAATTATCATTGTGGTATTTAAAAGTGATAAACTTTGGCAAAACGTAGGTAAAGGTTTATGAGAAATAGAAATTTATTAAAAATTTTAGACTAAAGTAAGCTCTCTTTTGCATACCTATAAAACTCGCTTTCAGCGTCAAATTTACTTTTTATGTTATAAAAAATTTTATCAAATTTAAAAGAAATTTCATCCGAGTGAAGCAAGAGCCTTTTTGCTCCAGTTAAATTTATCCGTTCACGCTCGCTCATCTCTTTATCTAAAATTTTCTCTATCTGCGGACGTGACAAACCATAAAGTGGTTCGCCAAGTATCTTGTGTTTCACATGAAACAAATGCAAGCGAATTTGATGCTGTCTGCCAGTGAGAGGAATGGCTCGAACCAAAGTCGTATCGATGTCGTCAAAATACTTTATAGGCAAAATTTTAGTCACCGCACTTTTTCCATTTTCACAAATTTGCATTCGCATTTTCACATCGTCGTAGTTGTTTGCCAGATCCATCTTAGCATTGATCGTAAATTCTCGCTCAATCTTGCCTTTCACCATCGCGACGTAGCTTTTTAAAACCTCTCTGTTTTCAAAGATTTTCTTTAGTTTTATTGTAGAATTTCTATCTTTTCCAACGACTATCACGCCACTCGTCTCAAAGTCTAGCCTATGTGCCACGCTCGCTTCTCGCCCAAAAAGTGTGTAAATTTCATCATTTAGTGAGTACTCACAGTGTCTGCCATTTGGGTGGCTTAGCACGCCGCTTGGCTTGTCAAATACAGCAAAGCTTTCGCATTCAAAGATAGGCTTAAGCCCCTTTGGCTCTGCTTCATAGTTGATCAGAAATACATCCCCGCACAATATGGCATTTTTCTCGCTCACGGCATTGCCATTGCAGATCAGCCTGCCTTTATCTATGAGGCGTTGTGCTTCCCTCATACTAAAGCCATTTTGTAGCAAAATTTCGTAAGCTTTTTGGCAATCTGCAGTAGCGATAAATTTATTTACGTAGGGCAAAAATAATCCTTTAAAAAAGAGCAAACTATCTTAAGTCCAAATTTATAAGTGTATAACCGACATTTCAGCCCAAATTTTATATAATCAAAACTTAAATTTATAGAAATTGCACGACGTGATTTCTGGCTCAAAAAGCCAAATTTATACTTTCAGGACAAAAGCAAACTAATAAAAAAGGTTCAACAATGGTCGAAAGATACTCACGCAAAGAGATGGCTGAAAAGTGGAGCATACAAGCAAAATACGACGCTTGGCTCAAGGTAGAAAAAGCTGCTGTTAAAGCTTGGAATAAGCTCGGCTTCATAGGCGACAGCGACTGCGAGAAAATTTGCAAAAATGCCAAATTTGAAGTGGCTCGCATCGACGAGATAGAAAAGACGACAAAGCACGACGTCATCGCATTTTTAACAAGCGTCAGCGAGAGCCTTGGCGAGGAGAGCAGGTTTGTACACTATGGTATGACCTCAAGCGACTGCATCGACACAGCCGTCGCACTTCAGATGAAAGAGAGCTTGGAGCTCATCATCAGCGACGTCG
It encodes the following:
- a CDS encoding RNA pseudouridine synthase; its protein translation is MPYVNKFIATADCQKAYEILLQNGFSMREAQRLIDKGRLICNGNAVSEKNAILCGDVFLINYEAEPKGLKPIFECESFAVFDKPSGVLSHPNGRHCEYSLNDEIYTLFGREASVAHRLDFETSGVIVVGKDRNSTIKLKKIFENREVLKSYVAMVKGKIEREFTINAKMDLANNYDDVKMRMQICENGKSAVTKILPIKYFDDIDTTLVRAIPLTGRQHQIRLHLFHVKHKILGEPLYGLSRPQIEKILDKEMSERERINLTGAKRLLLHSDEISFKFDKIFYNIKSKFDAESEFYRYAKESLL